The Rhea pennata isolate bPtePen1 chromosome 32, bPtePen1.pri, whole genome shotgun sequence genome includes a region encoding these proteins:
- the ZC3H4 gene encoding zinc finger CCCH domain-containing protein 4 — MAVESPSVPPAAAASPPSPHSTPPSPSCHHHDSGSCSLPRPPPPLQLHHGPDEREDGELEEGELEDDGGEEAQVASESHERGRKEKGEKHHSDSDDEKAHRRMKRKRRKEREKEKRRAKKKRKSKHKRHASSSEDFSDYSEDSDFSPNEKGHRKYREYSPPYASSHQQYASSHSAPLQKKSYSKMESKNYGMYEDYENEEYGQYEGEEDEDMGKEDYDDFAKELNQYRRAKEGSHRGRGGRGRGRGYRGRGGRGGMRGGRGMGRGGRGRGRGDHPEEEEEMYDEEMEYCDNEEPMGDDEYDDYSKELNQYRRSKESRGRGINRGRGRGPRGRGNKGMGRGRGRGGNRSGMGKGGGMNEDDDYYEEDMGDGGGGGNYRRNDHDKPHQQSDKKGKVICKYFVEGRCTWGEHCNFSHDIELPKKRELCKFYITGYCARAENCPYMHGDFPCKLFHTTGNCINGDDCMFSHEPLTDETRELLDKMLADDAEAGAEDEKEVEELKKQGINPLPKPPPGVGLLPTPPRPPGPPAPTSPNGRPIPGGPPPPPPPPLPPPGPQMPPPMHEPLSPQQLQQQQDMYKKIPSLFEIVVRPTGQLAEKLGVRHPGPPPPRFPGPGGPPGPMPGPMHPDMHPDMHPDMHPDMHPDMHPDMHPDMHPDMHPDMHPDMHPDMHPDMPMGPGMNPGPPMGPGPPMMPYGPDDSPHSGMMPPVPPAQGFYDNFYPPQEGLDMDHGMMGDPAVRDALLTYDDLSMAEDYGGYEDMEGPPGEHMFPDPSLDHDALCEGGPSGLRKPSGNIPDFMPSAQRALYLRIQQKQQEEEERARRLAESNKQERENEEGDTGNWYSSDEDDGGSSVTSILKTLRQQSSSRPHAQPSHGEIGLSSGVSDPRLQKAQAGGGGRPADPRLRDPRLSRNADVSGPSIPGDSGPTDPRLARHIPSSTPKPEAPHSSTAGGQKAALGPDEEEGERVLRDKPVNIPLDALPGHALRDPRSQLQQFSHIKKDVVLNKPNFSRMVLWSPEDLIPLPVPKQEFVPVPAALQSMPALDPRLNRPQTTGLSDPRQRGGATQGECGSGSGSSLPDFELLSRILKTVNAAGSPSSSQSDKPSDPRMRKAPADPRLQKSSETGVSRAPKPAESAQPAAASASSGEAAPAIAPYDPRLLTAGGLSKGSSQSSVLSAISLYDPRTPSTGSKAAESPSEGSTSSKSSDSSKSTSKAKEPLFVRRSALDQPESEKASAESATDRYNSYNRPRPKAAAASSSAPAQETTPQPGVHNLPVPSVYGMVKQTTKSGSGSPFAGNSPAQDSEQQDAGSLKDVFKGFDPTASPFCQ, encoded by the exons GGAGGATGGAGAACTGGAAGAAGGGGAGCTGGAGGACGATGGAGGAGAGGAGGCCCAGGTTGCCTCTGAATCTCACGAGAGGGGTcggaaggagaaaggggaaaagcatCATAGTGATTCAGATGATGAGAAGGCCCATCGACGGATGAAGCGCAAACgtaggaaagagagagagaaagagaaaaggagagccaaaaagaaaaggaaatccaaACACAAG CGCCATGCCTCTTCCAGTGAAGACTTCTCTGATTATAGTGAGGACTCAGACTTCAGCCCTAATGAAAAGGGACACAGAAAATATAGGGAATACAGCCCTCCCTATGCTTCT TCCCACCAGCAGTATGCATCCTCTCACAGTGCTCCCTTGCAAAAGAAGAGCTACTCtaaaatggagagcaagaaTTATGGCATGTATGAGGACTATGAGAATGAGGAGTATGGTCAGTATGAGGGGGAAGAGGATGAAGACATGGGGAAAGAAGATTATGATGACTTTGCAAAAGAACTAAACCAGTACCGGAGAGCAAAGGAGGGTTCTCACAGAGGGCGAG GTGGACGTGGCCGAGGAAGAGGGTACCGAGGGCGAGGTGGCAGAGGTGGAATGAGAGGAGGTCGAGGCATGGGCCGAGGGGGCCGTGGGAGAGGCAGAGGTGACCATccagaagaagaggaggaaatgtaTGATGAAGAAATGGAA TACTGCGACAATGAGGAGCCCATGGGTGATGATGAGTATGACGACTACTCAAAAGAGCTGAACCAGTACCGCAGGAGTAAGGAGAGTCGAGGGCGAG GTATAAATCGAGGGCGTGGGCGTGGTCcgagaggaagaggaaacaaaggaaTGGGCAGGGGACGAGGAAGAGGTGGAAACAGAAGTGGAATGGGAAAAGGTGGTGGAATGAATGAGGATGACGATTACTACGAAGAGGACATGGGA GATGGAGGAGGTGGCGGAAATTACAGGCGGAATGATCATGATAAACCCCACCAGCAGTCAGACAAGAAAGGGAAAGTGATCTGCAAATACTTTGTGGAAGGCAGGTGTACCTGG GGTGAGCACTGCAATTTCAGTCATGACATTGAATTACCAAAGAAACGTGAACTGTGCAAATTTTACATCACTGGCTACTGTGCCAGGGCTGAAAACTGCCCTTACATGCACG GTGACTTTCCTTGTAAGCTGTTCCACACCACTGGCAACTGTATCAATGGGGATGACTGCATGTTTTCCCATGAGCCACTCACAGATGAAACACGAGAGCTTCTGGACAAG ATGCTGGCAGATGATGCAGAAGCGGGTGCAGAGGATGAGAAAGAAGTTGAAGAGCTAAAGAAGCAGGGCATTAATCCACTCCCCAAACCTCCACCTGGGGTGGGCTTGCTGCCCACACCCCCTCGTCCGCCTGGACCACCAGCCCCGACTTCTCCAAATGGCAGGCCTATTCCTGGAGGCCCACCACCTCCTCCGCCACCACCACTTCCACCGCCAGGGCCTCAGATGCCACCGCCAATGCATGAGCCTCTTTCccctcagcagctgcagcagcagcaggacatgTACAAGAAGATCCCTTCTCTGTTTGAGATCGTAGTACGTCCTACAGGGCAACTGGCAGAGAAGCTGGGTGTGAG GCATCCAGGTCCACCTCCTCCCAGGTTCCCTGGGCCAGGAGGACCCCCTGGGCCAATGCCTGGACCCATGCACCCGGATATGCACCCAGATATGCACCCCGACATGCACCCAGATATGCACCCTGACATGCACCCAGATATGCACCCTGACATGCACCCAGATATGCACCCTGACATGCACCCAGATATGCATCCAGACATGCACCCGGACATGCCGATGGGCCCTGGGATGAATCCTGGGCCTCCAATGGGTCCTGGGCCTCCAATGATGCCTTATGGTCCAGATGATTCCCCACACTCTGGAATGATGCCACCTGTCCCACCTGCACAAGGCTTTTACGATAACTTCTACCCACCACAAGAAGGCCTGGACATGGACCATGGCATGATGGGAGACCCAG CTGTACGAGATGCACTTTTAACGTATGATGATCTTTCCATGGCAGAAGATTATGGTGGTTATGAGGATATGGAGGGGCCTCCAGGAGAGCATATGTTCCCTGACCCATCCTTGGATCATGATGCTTTGTGTGAAGGTGGGCCATCTGGGTTGCGGAAACCATCAGGCAACATTCCTGACTTCATGCCATCTGCACAAAGAGCGCTTTATTTGAGAatccagcagaaacagcaggaggaagaagagagggcTCGGAGACTAGCTGAGAGCAATAAGCAGGAACGAGAAAATGAGGAAG gtGACACTGGTAACTGGTATTCCAGTGACGAAGATGACGGTGGAAGTAGTGTCACCTCCATATTGAAAACCCTAAGGCAGCAAAGCTCCAGCAGACCTCATGCCCAGCCTTCCCATGGAGAAATTGGGCTATCCTCAGGAGTGAGTGACCCTCGCCTGCAGAAGGCCCAGGCAGGAGGGGGTGGTCGTCCTGCTGACCCTCGTCTGCGGGATCCCAGGCTTTCACGAAATGCAGATGTTTCTGGCCCATCCATCCCTGGGGATTCAGGACCCACTGACCCAAGACTTGCACGACACATTCCCTCCTCCACCCCAAAGCCGGAAGCTCCTCATTCCAGCACTGCTGGTGGTCAAAAGGCTGCCTTGGGTCCTgatgaggaggaaggggaaagggtgCTAAGGGACAAACCAGTCAATATCCCCTTAGATGCACTGCCAGGCCATGCTCTAAGGGATCCCCGGTCCCAGTTGCAGCAGTTCAGCCACATAAAGAAAGATGTAGTCCTAAACAAGCCGAACTTTTCCCGAATGGTCCTGTGGAGCCCAGAGGATCTGATTCCACTGCCAGTCCCAAAGCAAGAATTTGTTCCTgtcccagctgctctccagtcCATGCCTGCTCTTGATCCACGTCTTAACAGGCCCCAAACGACTGGTCTTTCAGATCCCAGGCAGAGGGGGGGAGCCACACAGGGGGAGTGTGGCTCTGGATCTGGCAGCAGCCTCCCCGACTTTGAGCTGTTGTcaagaatattaaaaactgtGAATGCGGCTGGCAGCCCATCTTCCAGCCAGAGTGACAAGCCAAGTGACCCTCGGATGCGGAAAGCACCGGCTGACCCCAGGTTGCAGAAGTCCTCGGAAACTGGGGTGTCTAGAGCCCCCAAACCTGCAGAGTCGgctcagcctgcagctgcctctgctaGCAGCGGTGAGGCTGCCCCAGCCATTGCTCCCTACGACCCCAGGCTGCTCACAGCCGGTGGGCtgagcaaaggcagcagccaaaGCAGTGTGCTTAGTGCCATCAGCCTGTATGACCCCCGGACTCCAAGCAcaggcagcaaggctgcagagTCTCCCAGTGAGGGCAGTACGTCCTCGAAAAGCTCAGACTCCAGCAAAAGCACCAGCAAGGCCAAGGAACCTCTCTTTGTGCGGCGGTCTGCATTGGATCAGCCTGAGTCTGAGAAGGCAAGCGCTGAATCTGCCACAGACAGATACAACAGCTATAATAGGCCTCGTCCCAAAGCCGCTGCCGCTTCCTCCTCCGCCCCTGCCCAGGAGACGACCCCCCAGCCGGGGGTACACAACCTCCCTGTGCCCTCTGTCTACGGCATGGTTAAGCAGACCACGAAGTCTGGGTCAGGCAGTCCCTTTGCAGGGAACAGCCCTGCTCAGGACAGCGAGCAGCAAGATGCTGGCTCTCTGAAAGATGTCTTTAAGGGCTTTGACCCAACAGCCTCGCCATTCTGCCAGTAG